The Solanum lycopersicum chromosome 2, SLM_r2.1 DNA window TAGTGTAACTTATACTTGTCAAGGTTTAGCAATGATTTCAAACTTTACAAGTCTTCTCTGCTAATCGAATGGTGTTGACAACATTTATGGATATTGTTATTCCTTTAAAAGTTACAAGGCTGTTAGTATCATTTTTTCTGATTTGGGTTCTGTTTGCATTTACTTCCAGAGAACTTGCTTTTGACTGCGGACCACAAAACTGTCAAACTTGCGGATTTTGGTTTGGCAAGAGAAGAATCATTGACAGAGATGATGACTGCTGAAACTGGAACCTATCGCTGGATGGCTCCAGAGGTTGATTCTTGAATTCCCGTGCTTATTAATATATTCTCCGTTCCCTTTCTCTTCTCCTATGGCTATATAGTGCTGACTTATCACTCTCCTTTTTGTGGCAGCTCTACAGCACGGTCACTTTAAGACACGGCGAGAAGAAGCATTATAATCATAAAGTAGATGCCTACAGTTTTGCGATCGTTCTGTGGGAACTCGTACATAACAAATTACCATTTGAGGGCATGTCTAATTTACAGGCTGCTTATGCAGCTGCTTTTAAGGTAAATATCTTCTCTCCATTGGTCTTTGTCATCTAGTTAtttcaatatcataattttaattttcctaaACTAAAAGGATGAGAGAGGTTAAGATGTGATAGCAATTAGTTGGTTCACATCACACTGCCTCCTTTACAAAGGGCACATCAAAGACTAAATTGGACCACTGGGACACTAGTACAACTTTGGCTGAATGCCCTTTAATTTACCAACGTTTTTTACACAGCTGAAAATAGTTGTTTTTGTCTCAAATCACCTAACTTTTGACTGAAGAACACAAATACGTGGATAATTACAATGCAGAAACTTGAGACCCAGGGATTTGGTCTAGCGGTAAGAGCGTGTGTAGCACATGATGTGGGGACGAAAGCCTATATTTAAGTGGAAAATGGTacgagaaataaaataaaaaaggaactTGGGGTCCAGAAAGAAGTTTAGTATAACAATTAATATCTGTTTAGTTTCGCTAAACCAAGTTTATACCTTGTGTGTTTTTCAGAATGTGAGACCAAGTGCAGATGATCTCCCCGAGGATTTGGCAGTAATTGTAACTTCGTGTTGGAAAGAGGATCCAAACACTCGTCCCAACTTCACTCAGATAATACAGATGcttcttcattttctctctTCAGTTTCCCCTCCGGAACCAGTAATACCAGCTAGGATTTTCACTTCAGAGAATCATGTATTACCACCGGAGTCTCCAGGTACCAGCTCGTTAATGTCCAAGCGTGATGACTCGGTTGAGACCCCTAAAACACCCATGGAGAATCAGCCAAGAGGTTTCTTCTTCTGTTTTAACCAATGCTACTGATCCCCAAGGGAAAAGTTTGTTAATTCTCTAGAAAATACTCGGAGTTGAGCTATCTTATTATACAATAGTAAGCTCACAAAATGTTTAGCCCAGATATGTCACTAGATAACTTAGCTTTTGGTCTTTCTTCCACATAAGATAAAAAGGTACACTTTTGAGTTTTAGCCATGGTAATTCAAAGGTGAAGGACGTTGTTGCAGGAAGATGCATGATCTAGACTCGCGTTCTGACTTAATTGTGAGGAGTTGGGTTGCTGTGATGTATATTATAGTTGTAAAAAATAAGGTCCATCCAAAGACCTGTACTCCTATATTTTGTTAAACCTCAATTGACTCTCGTCGTTTATATGAACTGATTAATGTAGCTATTCTCGACAACTTGCTAACATTTCGTGAAGTGTAAAAATAGAGTAATCCCGTAGgtcaaaatacaatttttttttttgaagaatttaaagGTAATTTAACTAAAGTACGTACCATTACTAGCAAAATAAACATATAGAGAGATTATTATGTTCATTCATTTTCCACCTTTGAAAATCCGATATATTCGGATATGTTTTTACAGAAAAAACAAAGGAGAAGGATAGATTGATGGATGAATTTTAGAACAGTGAAGGTTGGCAAGAAATAATTAGGTGTTGGATGTTTGAGATTGAAAGTTAATGTTTGTTAGGTCCACCATTGAAATTACTAAATACGAACAAAACTTAAGAGGACCAAGGAATCAATTATTTGAACAGTCAGTAACGCGCCTGTCGGCCCTATggcacaaaaaaataaaaaagaatcgCCGTTGCCGGGGATCGAACCCGGGTCACCCGCGTGACAGGCGGGAATACTTACCACTATACTACAACGACTTTGTTGATGAAGACACATAAATAATATCTGATTAACATGCGTGCTTACTTTTTCCTCATTAAAATGTCATACACCTTGAgagataaaaattatattttgcatTCAGATATTCCTCAATGGGACCATGATAATGTATTGTGGCAACAAACAAGAGTCGAGATAACTATATTTTGACTTTCATTACATAAGCATTGTTGATTTGATAAGATATAATCATTCTTTACGAGTGAAAATAAAAACTTCTAATAGTGGgtgtttttcaaaaagtttaGTAATTATACGGAAAAAAGGATTTTGAAGGAGTGGTGTTTGACAAAATGGGTGGGCAATTAATAAAAAACAGTGCGTGTGCATCAGTTTTCAACTTTCAAGGAATTGCATGTTAAAGAGTTGCTTATGTGCTGGTTTTACTTTTGCATCAAGCAAATTAAAGGACTGTTGCTTTTTCGAGACCTTTTTATAAGTTCTTTATTGTACTAGTTGTCTATAATTTGGTTTTAGTGAGTTCAAAATTTGTGATTATAGTTATACACATAAAGAGGGAGTGTTTGTATATCTGAAAAACGTTGGAATTAAGTACATATATTGTATTTGGTTTACTACACATATAATTGATGCTTATAAGACAAGAGATGATTACACGTGTCAAACATCAACAGGAACAAAAGCAAATAATCATTGCACTGCTCTCTGCAGTGAATCCTACTGTTGGAGTTTctcaattaatttaataaaatgagattttaatttttataatgtataattcaatatttatttatttttttaaaaaaaaattatttgttttttttttctttatcaaaaaaatatatatatttcttttactattaataattatttaatttcacatgacattttaatattaaaaaaataaaaacacatttgATATGTTcatgttaaattataaaattctaaagttatttttaaaaaaaatctctatgccaagaaaataaatatgagaaaaaaattaaaatagaggaATTAATTAAGTGCAACTACCCACTgcaaggaattttttttttcttcttttaaaaaaacatggTAATACATGAATATTAATTACAACCTTGCAACTGTCTGTACCAATTAATTTACGCTCTATCAACGTAACATCCTACCCTACAACAAATAATACATCTTATAAGAGAATAAAATGTAttatagaaatagaaaaattatatattgatagATCCTAAGCTTAAAAATAAATCGTCCgaacaaagaaaatacaaattaacAACCTATAATAACAGAAAACAGGAAAtaacaaaagagagaaaaggaaaaatacattACTAcgtaaataaaaatagaaaaattaagcggtcaaataaatttatagtatttatttagttatcatagctatagtttgctataataaTTACTCTCGATAAatattaatcattaattatGTGAGCTGATTTCaagtttatataattaataatgcTTATATAATTCACAACTAACAATTCTTCATTTGATTAGTTTTTGTGTAGACAtagtttgtatttgtatatgacgATGATTTCCTTTGGTTTTTCAGTTTTATTacatcatattcaatatttttttataactttttaaagtttgtataaacgtatttttttcgaattttatatgatataataatttatataatgtaatttgtataattgtttaaaatacatatgtttatgtttgtatcaattcgttattttgagttttatcatatttgtataattttaaattttacattactCAATTGTAAAAAACACgcaaattatacaaatgtaGCCGTGAACTATATAAACGAgatgcgaattatacaaatcattGCCCCTCTTACTCGCCTCTCACCTCCCTCTCCCATTTTTGTTTgccaaaatacaaatatatatatatatatatatatatatatatatatatatatatatatatatatatatatatatatatatatatatatatatcagttattatatataattattttgataaatataaattcacctctctcactcgcctctctcctcctttTCTCAATATTACTTGTTActctcctccctataacatgtaTGGATCATAAATAACGAACTATagctatataatataattaagctATCTTTAAGTGATTATATGCGAAAATTTCTGAAATAGCTTGATCGAGCTCCTCATGAATGATATGTCAGCTTCGGTAGAAAAAAGTTATATTGATAATATGCATGCATCCTTAGACTAAAGTAAGGAAGTGTCCACATATCAAGAAACaaaaaatctccaaaaaaaaaaaaattaattcaaaatcacTAGATTAAAAGttgattttgaaatattctACATATTacgtattaattttaaattataaaattttctctttttttgtttcttaaacttTATGTATCAAAAAATAGAAATGGAAAGAGTATCATATGTTGTTTCATagtttaaagttatttttttttatttgtcatgttatatctttgaaaagtaaatttgattaatttttaaagttaaaaactaaattacattaatttgatattttaaacaaaaagttagatattaaaaaaattatacgaaaaatactataaattacaacttTTTACATAACAATATGACTAAAAATAAtgttgattaaaattttataatttgactctaaaaaaagaaattactacAATTTAAAGTGGACAAAGATAGTAAACAATGGGAGGATTATAAGTTCAAACTGTTAAAAATTTATACTCCAAATCATTTTATATTAGTTGGatcacttttttattttacacctacttaaatatcataaataaaaaaataattttactaattaatcTTTGAGGTTTTCACATACCAATGTGACGGAGAGATAAAACAATGAGTAATTTTTCCTAGATAATCATTCATGTTTGGAAAATTACCTAGGgatatcatttatttttgttttgtgacTAAAATATCACTTAACTTTACATATTTTCCTCAAATTATACTtgacacaaaaaatatattatctctcTCCTATTAGGATGCatgtcacattatttatttattattaaaaaaaatatgttttaaacctatttaaacAATGAGttgcaatatgttttttttattaaatattattttctatttatgtttttcgaaatgttttattttttagatatgttaagataagttttaaaaatgaataaaaaaaagtaccCTATTTCTACAACTAACTACTAATGGACagtttaaactattttttaactttttaatgaaaattattattttttactgtaagttttttaattaattttttaaataataattatagtttttttatggtgcactttttcttctcttatttAGATAGATATTTTTACATTTCATTTTGTTGGAGCATTCTCTAAAATTAGAGAGAgtgtgataaatataaatagatattacaaatttttttttataaaataatttagtttttagttttcatttttttaaccttaaaaattgaaatttgaagcatttaaagatttttcattttttccgtAATAGCCATAActgtttttataaaaagaaaatagttcaacttcatttttttcctttaaaattaaaatcagagGCATTTaaaatcattcattttttttgtcgttacagtttttttttgaacaaaagaacttttattttctatctaaaatagctatataaaaattcatgttttttttaattgtatttttagagCATATTTAAAAAgctttatgaaaaattaaaattcttgaatatttgtgATGCTGACATGTGGCATTTTTACTTCTCCTATTATGTATagatagatttattttttttttaaaatagacaaaccatatattataatttatacccAGTAAAAAATTTACATTAAGAATTGTACTATGAGCTCTTCCGGTTCTTCAAGAAAGTACGTGAGTTCCTCCCGTTCtttaaaagaattagaaaaatattaataataaattaaaaatatgacatGACAATCTAGTAAgagagaaataatatattttttttgtcaagtatattttttaaaaaatagacaaaattaaataatactatAGTCCTAAAACAAACATAGGTAACtgtctaaaaaaaattactcctATAACAATTGTAATAATATGATTAATATtctgaaatttaaaattttgaaaaaagacaAATCTACTCAAAAGGGGGAAAAGgtgaaattaaacataaaaacattTCTATTTATAGCTTGGGGAGCAAGGAATTCGGGTCAGATAAATTTACCGTTTTAACACCATTAcccatttttctaaaaagacaTTTCACTTCCAAAGCTCAGTCACTGGCAGACTCGAGGTTCGGTCAACACTGGGCCATGTCAAGCCTATGGTTCGGTAACATCGATGAACGCAATGCTCATCCAAACCTAAGGCTAGGATCCCAAACCTCATAAGATAAAATTTCCCGCTCATTCACACTCCAACCGTCCAGCTTGCTTAGTCCAGTGGAGAAAGGGGGCAAAATTCAGGCACCATAAAACCAgagttttttctcttcttcgAATGTGTTAAATAGATACACTGAAACTCAGATTCAccgaattttcttcaaaaatcttgaaatttttttcgaTCCTTTATGGGAAGGTGAGGATTAATTTTTGTGATGAAACTTCAAAGTTTTGGTGTTCTTAggcaaaaaaaaagattgatcTAGGTTTGATTGGGAATGATCAAAGatgatttaaaaattgaatctttaaaCAATTATTCTGGAAAAAAATTCTATCTTTTCGGTAGCTTACGTTGTAAGATTTGTGTTTGCTACTGGGGATTATGCTGAATACTAGTGTAGTTTCTTAAGGATTTTGGGTTATCTGGGTTTAGATTTATTATTCGTTTTGGGGGCCATTGTGAATGGCGTTTGAGTTATTCTTCATCCGATTATTTAACGTATTTGAAAATGCTTATAGCATGTTCTGTGTTTACAATCGAAAATGTGAAATGTGTGCTTTAATTGGGTGATTGCTGGAAGTATCCATTAGTTCTAATTGCCCAAATTTTTTGATGGTCTCATGTTCTTGATCATCTGCCCAATATTGTCTAGGTTCAAAATTTGCTTGCAATGAATCATATCAAAACCTCATGTTGAAATTTGTCTATTTACCTGTTCAATATGTCAGTGTCATAGAAAGATTTGGGAAAGTTGGTCTCAGGTCTAAACTGATAGTGAAACCAGATGGATTATTGAATTTATCAAGAGTATTTACTGAACTTATAGTTAATTGTTATGTATTCTAGACGAattacattgggtatgttgttctGGTTGTTGTATTGTTAATTGTCAAGTATATTTCCTTTAGGCTTCAATCGAAGTTTTTGAATCTGTTGGAAGACATTGTTGTTCTTTTGTCAATTATATATGTCACCATAAGAAGATTTATAGTTCTaatctgtttctttttttattgatcCAGGTCTTGGCTTATTAATGGCAGAGGGCTTGCAAGTAAAGTTAAAAATGCCAGTGCCCCTGCTGCTCATCAAATCAAAGATTGTGGGGCAAAGCGGCAATGCCCAAACTGCAACTACTCTATTGATAACAAAGATGTAAGCTAACAAGTGTTCATGCATAAGTTACTGACCTCTTGTAGTTTTCTTAACAGCTTCCTCAAACTGTTTTGTCTAGTTGAAAATTTCTCTTGTATAGAAAGTTCTTTTTTCCCCCGGTTCAAGATTAGGCCAACCAATAGTTGTAAATTAGCTGCTCAAAGCCTGCTTCAATATTCTACTGCTTTCTTATTCAGGTTTCTCATGAATGGCCTGGTCTACCTGTTGGTGTGAAATTTGATCCATCTGATGCTGAGCTCGTGGAGCATTTAGAAGCAAAGTGTGGGGTGGGAAATTCAGAACAACACAAATTCATTGATGAGTTCATCCCGACCCTTGAGGTTCACGAAGGAATTTGCTACACCCATCCTGAAAATCTTCCTGGTTTGTAGCACACCCAGTTCTTCAATAAACTAGTTAATGTTTGCTTTAACTGCATTAATCAAGTCAATAAGCTGTACTGGTGAAATAAATAGAGGGAAGGCTATCATCAGGAAAGGCTATTGTTGTTTTCAGGGTTGCATTTATCTAGAAATGAAAATGTAGCAAAAGTTAGTTGTTGTAAGGAGCATGTTTCCGTTTTTCTGGTTGAAACCGGACAACCATCTATATGTTGTGGCAGAATTTCATTCCTCAATCTCTTATTTTGCTTCAGGTTCAAAAAAGGATGGAAGTAGCATTCACTTCTTTTATCGCATTACTAATGCATATGCAACTGGTAAACGGAAGCGTAGAAAGATtcatgatgaaaataatttgatGAAAGAACATGTCCGCTGGCACAAGACTGGAAAGACCAAGGTTGTTATGGAGAATGGATTCCAAAAGGGATGCAAGAAGGTCATGGTTCTCTATCAAACTCTTAAGAAGGGGTCGAAGCAGGAAAAGACTAATTGGGTAATGCATCAGTACCACCTGGGCCCTGATGAAGATGAAAAAGAAGGTGAATATGTGGTTTCAAAAATCTTTTACCAACAGCAGAAGCAATCTGTCAAGGCCAATGATTGTTGTGACAATGAGGAAGCCAGTGTGGGAGCGAATCAAACTGGGCCTACAACTCCCAAGACGGTTACACCCAATCCCCCTCGAGATGGAGAAACCCCTTCCTATGATGATATTTTAGATGAATCTTTACCCTTCTCA harbors:
- the LOC101261180 gene encoding SUPPRESSOR OF GAMMA RESPONSE 1; translated protein: MGRSWLINGRGLASKVKNASAPAAHQIKDCGAKRQCPNCNYSIDNKDVSHEWPGLPVGVKFDPSDAELVEHLEAKCGVGNSEQHKFIDEFIPTLEVHEGICYTHPENLPGSKKDGSSIHFFYRITNAYATGKRKRRKIHDENNLMKEHVRWHKTGKTKVVMENGFQKGCKKVMVLYQTLKKGSKQEKTNWVMHQYHLGPDEDEKEGEYVVSKIFYQQQKQSVKANDCCDNEEASVGANQTGPTTPKTVTPNPPRDGETPSYDDILDESLPFSPDQEVEVAKEPGQPSDAKIKCEMEYSTCLAGESQAADANDVHNSLLCDEHNDYSLLDSFGPNLGPSVDYTHSTCHLPEVNGNTTCGISELDNLELDSPPDFQLADLPFGSQENIFSWLDRL
- the LOC101261474 gene encoding serine/threonine-protein kinase STY13, giving the protein MGSANGFYSGEEEFNLEAKWLIDPKLLFVGPKIGEGAHAKVYEGKYRNQNVAIKIVHKGETPEEIAKRESRFGREVAMLSRVQHKNLVKFIGACKEPVMVIVTELLLGGTLRKYLLNLRPRCLDTGVAIRFALDIARAMECLHSHGIIHRDLKPENLLLTADHKTVKLADFGLAREESLTEMMTAETGTYRWMAPELYSTVTLRHGEKKHYNHKVDAYSFAIVLWELVHNKLPFEGMSNLQAAYAAAFKNVRPSADDLPEDLAVIVTSCWKEDPNTRPNFTQIIQMLLHFLSSVSPPEPVIPARIFTSENHVLPPESPGTSSLMSKRDDSVETPKTPMENQPRGFFFCFNQCY